From Peptoanaerobacter stomatis, one genomic window encodes:
- a CDS encoding ABC transporter ATP-binding protein, with protein sequence MDVLIRGNNLFKTYDMGETKIDALSGIDFEIYSNEFLVILGPSGSGKSTFLNILGGMDTATSGEIYYRDMPLHGASRKKLTKYRKEAVGFVFQFYNLMPNLTALENIDLAREISDSPLDARQMLNKVGLSDRADHFPAELSGGQQQRVAIARALSKNPDILLCDEPTGALDSKSSDMVLDILKDFAKTYKKTVVLITHNESIAKLADRVMYIKDGKIEKIEKVKS encoded by the coding sequence ATGGACGTACTTATAAGAGGAAATAATTTGTTTAAAACTTATGATATGGGCGAAACGAAAATAGACGCATTGTCAGGGATAGATTTTGAGATTTATTCCAATGAGTTTCTTGTAATACTTGGACCGTCAGGCTCGGGGAAAAGTACATTTTTAAATATATTGGGCGGAATGGATACTGCAACTTCTGGAGAAATATATTATAGAGATATGCCATTGCATGGAGCAAGCAGAAAAAAACTTACAAAATATCGCAAAGAGGCTGTAGGTTTTGTATTTCAATTTTATAATTTAATGCCCAATTTAACGGCTCTTGAAAATATAGATTTGGCAAGGGAAATATCGGACAGTCCTTTGGATGCGAGGCAAATGCTCAATAAAGTAGGGTTGTCGGACAGGGCTGACCACTTTCCGGCTGAATTATCAGGAGGGCAACAACAAAGGGTGGCAATCGCAAGAGCACTTTCAAAAAATCCTGATATTTTGCTTTGTGACGAGCCTACAGGGGCATTGGATTCAAAATCGAGCGATATGGTTTTGGATATATTGAAAGATTTTGCCAAGACTTATAAAAAAACGGTGGTACTTATAACTCATAACGAATCTATTGCAAAACTTGCAGACAGAGTTATGTATATAAAAGATGGAAAGATAGAAAAAATAGAGAAGGTGAAAAGTTGA
- a CDS encoding ABC transporter permease, whose translation MTINKKLFRDLLEHKGANIAAIIVIAIGIMMYSGAAISMDTLIYSKENFYEKANFPSAYAKLISVNEKVIYPLEEIKGVKKVELRLIQDVKIPDTSKTIRLISQTDSIGKYIIKQGRKPVQNNYEILPDSMFAKANGYKIGDKIEVISSGRKKELTVCGISSSAENIYSLKDISQLMPNPEKFGVAFIDIISLQNLTGKKYFNEIIFEFEKGVEFEDVKNEIEKELQSYGLISLYSMKDQSSNSMIEGEIEEQKAMMITMPIIFLSVSVLVMSIMIKRIIQQQRGQIGILKAFGYSDFEVGLHYSLYCMILGTLGAVIGSFMGITFADLMLDLYKQMFNMDFVNNSSFLNYFIIGILISCAFSIFAGASSSLNAVKIAPSEAMRQEVPQGGKKVLLEYLPFFDIIFNSRGKMSIRNIFRNGKRSFFIIIGLALAFSISIMPWTMLSIMKEMVFDRYEYVEKYDAKIFLSDISSKKEVENALNSFENIIYKQALAEIPSTVTHKGVSQDVAIVGLPKDSKLYTIVDDKKRPIQIQGGIMLSEKLAEKLGADIGDEINIKSPYAKYKKDKIFLKVTQIVEQGVGMNGYMDIDQLSKKLGYDTICNSILIDVKSPEDIETIRDKYQNSEKVISVQSKTETINQLNKRMNSMYSVMYFMAIIASAMTFAIVYNTFVVVLMERKREMSTLMVLGMKEKDVLSIISLEQWITSIIGMILGIPLAQALIIVMSKELTTDSFTMPTDMKSGAIILAVILMIVSIIAAQILASRKVNTIDIVEVLKSGE comes from the coding sequence TTGACTATAAATAAAAAGCTTTTCAGAGATTTGCTTGAACACAAAGGAGCAAATATTGCGGCAATAATAGTTATTGCAATAGGGATAATGATGTACAGCGGTGCTGCTATATCTATGGATACGCTTATATATTCAAAAGAAAATTTTTACGAAAAAGCAAATTTTCCAAGTGCCTATGCAAAACTTATCTCGGTAAATGAAAAAGTTATTTATCCTTTGGAGGAGATAAAAGGCGTAAAAAAAGTGGAGCTTAGGCTTATACAAGACGTAAAAATACCGGATACGTCAAAGACTATACGACTTATAAGCCAAACTGACTCTATAGGAAAGTATATTATAAAACAAGGCAGAAAGCCTGTACAAAATAACTATGAGATTTTGCCTGACAGTATGTTTGCAAAAGCTAACGGATATAAAATAGGCGACAAGATAGAGGTTATATCATCAGGTAGAAAAAAAGAGCTTACTGTATGCGGAATTTCATCATCAGCTGAAAATATATACAGTCTAAAAGACATATCTCAGCTTATGCCTAATCCTGAAAAATTTGGAGTGGCATTTATAGATATAATTTCACTTCAAAATTTAACAGGTAAAAAATATTTTAATGAAATAATATTCGAATTTGAAAAAGGTGTAGAGTTTGAAGATGTAAAAAATGAAATAGAAAAAGAATTGCAAAGCTATGGACTTATAAGCTTGTATTCTATGAAAGATCAAAGCAGTAATTCTATGATTGAGGGTGAAATTGAAGAGCAAAAAGCCATGATGATTACAATGCCGATTATATTTTTGAGCGTTTCCGTTTTGGTTATGAGCATAATGATAAAAAGGATTATTCAGCAACAGCGTGGACAGATAGGAATACTAAAAGCGTTCGGTTACAGCGATTTTGAAGTAGGGCTTCATTATTCTTTGTATTGTATGATACTTGGAACATTGGGAGCAGTTATAGGCAGTTTTATGGGCATAACTTTTGCCGATTTGATGTTGGATCTTTATAAACAAATGTTCAATATGGATTTTGTGAACAACTCGTCATTTTTAAACTATTTTATTATAGGCATACTCATATCTTGTGCATTTTCCATATTTGCAGGAGCAAGTTCCAGCTTAAACGCTGTAAAGATTGCTCCGTCAGAGGCTATGCGACAAGAGGTTCCACAAGGAGGCAAAAAAGTTTTATTAGAATATCTTCCATTTTTTGATATAATTTTTAATTCTCGTGGCAAGATGTCTATAAGGAATATATTCCGTAACGGAAAGAGAAGTTTTTTCATAATCATAGGTTTAGCACTTGCATTTTCAATATCTATCATGCCATGGACTATGCTTTCCATAATGAAAGAAATGGTATTTGACAGATATGAATATGTGGAAAAGTATGATGCAAAAATATTTTTATCAGATATAAGTTCAAAAAAAGAAGTTGAAAATGCTCTCAATTCTTTTGAAAACATAATATATAAACAGGCTCTGGCAGAAATACCGTCTACCGTAACTCATAAGGGTGTGAGTCAAGATGTTGCTATAGTAGGACTGCCAAAAGACAGCAAGCTTTATACAATTGTAGATGATAAAAAAAGACCTATACAGATTCAAGGCGGAATAATGCTGTCAGAAAAACTTGCAGAAAAATTGGGGGCGGATATAGGAGATGAAATAAATATTAAAAGCCCATATGCAAAATACAAAAAAGATAAAATATTTTTGAAAGTTACTCAAATTGTTGAGCAAGGTGTCGGTATGAACGGTTATATGGACATAGACCAACTATCAAAAAAATTGGGTTATGATACAATATGCAACAGCATTTTGATAGATGTAAAATCACCTGAAGACATAGAAACAATAAGAGATAAATATCAAAATTCAGAAAAAGTTATAAGTGTTCAGTCAAAGACAGAAACCATTAACCAGTTAAACAAACGTATGAATTCTATGTATTCGGTTATGTATTTTATGGCTATAATTGCAAGTGCTATGACATTTGCAATAGTATACAACACTTTTGTAGTTGTATTGATGGAAAGAAAAAGAGAAATGTCTACTCTCATGGTGCTCGGAATGAAAGAAAAAGACGTATTATCAATAATATCTTTAGAGCAATGGATAACAAGCATTATAGGTATGATACTCGGAATACCTTTAGCGCAAGCACTTATTATAGTTATGAGCAAAGAGTTGACGACAGACAGCTTTACGATGCCTACTGATATGAAATCAGGTGCAATAATACTTGCTGTAATACTTATGATTGTATCAATAATTGCAGCGCAAATACTTGCATCAAGAAAAGTAAATACCATAGACATAGTGGAAGTTCTTAAATCAGGAGAATAG
- a CDS encoding efflux RND transporter periplasmic adaptor subunit: MNKKVRIILICIVILIVTAYIVIQKNKPLEFATKTLTEETLINDFKETGKIKANQQIYITPKYSSKIIFIKEDGDRVEKGDLILALDTSDLVTKKRELSANISALSGQEEMSIPTLYDSQLQSLDIAIQLAQKQVDELSQDNDKYLELYKSGAIPKSDYEKINRSYEDAKKALALKQNEKTVLIDQSQEKSGSKEFYSAQKTALSVQISDIDDKIDQSKVYAPLSGIVTSVSAKNGGFANATMPIMEISASDDIIAVCDVLSSDALALKENQKVEILQKIGEDTVKKSGLIIEIGKYAKTKMSSLGLEEQRVEIKIKLDDVKNIIVGSDIDIIFETLRLDNVLIVPKSAVFEYENDKYVWKVQDDKLAKAKIETGHESDYEYEVISGLSQDDIIIVEANNAQLKEGIKVKSKENK, translated from the coding sequence ATGAATAAAAAAGTCAGAATAATATTAATTTGTATTGTTATTTTAATTGTTACAGCGTATATAGTGATACAAAAAAATAAACCGCTTGAATTTGCCACAAAGACACTTACAGAAGAAACACTTATAAACGATTTTAAAGAAACAGGAAAAATCAAAGCAAATCAACAAATTTATATAACACCGAAATACAGCAGTAAAATAATATTCATAAAAGAAGACGGAGATAGAGTTGAAAAAGGAGATTTGATATTGGCGCTTGATACGAGCGACCTTGTTACAAAAAAAAGAGAGCTTTCCGCGAATATCAGTGCTTTATCAGGTCAAGAAGAAATGTCCATACCGACACTATATGATTCACAACTTCAATCACTCGATATAGCGATACAACTGGCACAAAAACAGGTCGATGAATTATCACAAGATAACGACAAATATCTGGAGTTATATAAAAGCGGAGCAATACCTAAATCAGATTATGAAAAAATAAATAGATCCTATGAAGACGCAAAAAAAGCCCTTGCATTAAAACAAAACGAAAAAACAGTATTGATAGACCAATCACAAGAAAAAAGTGGAAGCAAAGAGTTTTATTCGGCACAAAAAACTGCGTTATCAGTGCAAATATCAGATATAGATGATAAAATTGATCAAAGTAAAGTATATGCACCGTTAAGCGGTATAGTTACAAGTGTATCTGCAAAAAATGGAGGCTTTGCAAATGCAACAATGCCTATAATGGAAATATCCGCCTCAGATGATATAATAGCAGTATGCGATGTCTTGTCATCTGACGCATTGGCACTCAAAGAAAATCAAAAAGTTGAAATACTTCAAAAAATAGGAGAAGACACAGTAAAAAAATCCGGATTAATAATAGAAATCGGCAAATATGCCAAGACAAAAATGTCATCCTTAGGCTTGGAAGAACAAAGAGTAGAAATAAAAATAAAACTTGATGATGTCAAAAATATAATTGTAGGTTCTGACATAGATATAATATTTGAAACCTTGCGATTGGATAATGTACTTATAGTACCGAAATCAGCGGTATTTGAGTATGAAAATGACAAATATGTGTGGAAGGTGCAAGACGACAAATTGGCAAAAGCAAAAATAGAAACAGGACATGAATCAGACTATGAATACGAAGTGATATCGGGATTATCGCAAGATGATATAATTATAGTCGAAGCCAACAATGCACAGCTCAAAGAAGGCATAAAAGTTAAATCAAAAGAAAATAAATAA
- a CDS encoding sensor histidine kinase, whose amino-acid sequence MKNFNVLHYVTNIIYIYTIYLLMTTFQRKESTYPKNIQNLSYALFYIIVTTVFSFINIPVITLFANLICLFMLSFLYSSHILNNLQISIVIYTILATEELIISTIANIKTLLIFKSEKHLNISIIFLGNILFLLSAILIKYFFNYKNNKKTTTMLPIFNLAISFLTIIITFILASNSSINSEAFTFVSVSLIFINLFSMWGYEQITTTLNEQFKIESLKEKTKSYEKDIQFMDEQITNLRKYKHDGKNHLLVLMGLMKGKESKDALKYIENLLDIYSTEDMFIKTENKVINSLLNYKIKKMKDNKIKLTTEIKINKNLPVRDYDMSIILGNLIDNAMDAQMKINEENRKINIKIVDEKNKFTITINNTFNGEIKEKNGILISKKEDSSSHGLGLNSVKECVEKYDGIFKINYNDKKFTSYVMFIKDKN is encoded by the coding sequence TTGAAAAATTTTAATGTACTTCATTATGTTACCAATATAATTTATATATATACAATCTATTTGCTTATGACTACATTTCAAAGAAAAGAATCTACATATCCTAAGAACATACAAAATCTTAGTTATGCCCTATTCTATATAATAGTGACAACTGTATTCTCATTTATAAATATCCCCGTTATAACATTATTTGCAAATTTAATATGTCTTTTCATGCTGTCATTTTTATACAGCAGTCATATATTAAATAATTTGCAAATATCTATCGTTATATATACTATTTTGGCAACTGAAGAATTAATTATATCTACTATAGCAAATATTAAGACTCTTCTAATTTTTAAAAGTGAAAAACACCTTAATATATCAATTATATTTTTAGGCAATATACTATTCTTGTTATCAGCAATTTTAATAAAATATTTTTTCAATTACAAAAATAATAAAAAAACTACCACGATGCTGCCAATTTTTAACCTTGCGATATCATTCCTCACAATCATCATAACATTTATATTAGCTTCAAACTCAAGCATAAATTCTGAAGCGTTTACTTTTGTATCAGTATCTCTTATATTTATCAATTTATTTTCTATGTGGGGATATGAGCAAATAACAACCACATTAAACGAGCAATTTAAAATAGAATCACTTAAAGAAAAAACAAAGTCTTATGAAAAAGATATACAATTTATGGATGAACAAATAACAAATTTAAGAAAATATAAACATGATGGAAAAAATCATTTACTGGTATTGATGGGATTGATGAAAGGAAAAGAAAGCAAAGACGCACTAAAATATATAGAAAATCTATTAGATATTTATTCAACCGAAGATATGTTTATAAAAACAGAAAATAAAGTGATAAACAGCTTATTAAATTATAAAATTAAAAAGATGAAAGATAATAAAATCAAGCTAACTACAGAAATTAAAATAAACAAAAATCTCCCTGTCAGAGATTATGATATGTCAATAATACTTGGAAATTTAATAGATAATGCTATGGATGCCCAAATGAAAATAAATGAAGAAAATAGAAAAATAAATATAAAAATAGTCGATGAAAAAAATAAATTTACTATCACAATCAACAACACATTCAACGGCGAAATAAAAGAAAAAAACGGTATTCTTATATCAAAAAAAGAAGACAGTTCATCTCATGGGCTCGGTCTTAATAGCGTAAAAGAATGTGTTGAAAAATATGACGGAATATTTAAAATTAATTATAACGATAAAAAGTTCACATCATATGTTATGTTTATTAAAGACAAAAATTAA
- a CDS encoding LytR/AlgR family response regulator transcription factor, producing MINIAICDDDIKAIKEIENILSEYATLINIKILIHFFLNGKDLISFLENNYIDLLYLDIQMKNLTGIEVGKKIRQELYNDEIQIVYISAIKDYAMDLFQVRPNNFLIKPFSKEEVEETLSTAIRLINDKEKTFTFNIKGTEIKKRISEIIYFESMRHKMKVVTKDKDFEFYSSIFDVYYELADYGFALCHASYIVNIEHIEEYNKDKIKMSNGCFIKISRSKRNEFMEQIAKFDMNRG from the coding sequence ATGATAAATATAGCAATTTGTGATGATGATATAAAAGCAATCAAAGAAATAGAAAATATATTATCAGAATATGCTACTCTAATAAATATAAAAATCTTGATACATTTTTTTTTGAACGGAAAAGACTTGATAAGTTTCTTAGAAAATAATTACATAGATCTACTTTATTTAGATATACAAATGAAAAATCTTACCGGAATAGAAGTTGGAAAAAAAATAAGACAAGAATTATACAACGACGAAATACAAATAGTATATATATCGGCTATAAAAGATTATGCAATGGATCTTTTCCAAGTAAGACCGAATAACTTTCTTATAAAACCTTTTTCAAAAGAAGAAGTTGAAGAAACATTATCTACAGCAATAAGGCTTATAAATGATAAAGAAAAAACATTCACATTCAATATCAAAGGAACAGAAATAAAGAAAAGAATTTCTGAAATTATATATTTTGAATCTATGCGACATAAAATGAAAGTAGTCACTAAAGATAAGGATTTTGAATTTTATTCTTCCATCTTTGACGTATATTATGAACTTGCAGATTATGGTTTTGCTTTGTGCCACGCCTCTTATATTGTAAATATAGAGCACATAGAAGAATATAACAAAGACAAAATAAAAATGTCTAACGGTTGCTTCATAAAAATAAGCAGAAGTAAAAGAAACGAGTTTATGGAGCAAATTGCAAAATTTGATATGAATAGAGGTTAA
- a CDS encoding prephenate dehydrogenase yields MNLQDKKYTVVGLGMEGGSYALAIKEKINPVKIYGIDIDKDTLKKAVNFGIDTQKPKKDILHDTDVLILAVYPKIAIDFLKENQKFLKSGCIVTDVCGVKSFVIDEIQCFLRDDLDYIAGHPMAGNQYSGFDNADINIFKDKNYIFVPQTKNKQENLEFMKSLALAIGFKTTSDIDKDVHDKKIAYASHMMHFISVCVTNCPAFESSLDNFAGGSFKDLTRISNLNPYLWSETFFLNKKFLLEEVKEFRKNIDFLLDSLKDDDYKAVFDFLEKSRKRKGGI; encoded by the coding sequence ATGAATTTGCAGGATAAGAAATATACTGTAGTCGGGCTTGGAATGGAAGGCGGTTCGTATGCACTTGCCATAAAGGAAAAGATAAATCCCGTAAAAATATATGGAATAGATATAGATAAAGATACGCTCAAAAAAGCTGTAAACTTTGGCATAGACACTCAAAAGCCTAAGAAAGATATATTACATGATACAGATGTGCTTATATTAGCGGTATATCCTAAAATTGCGATCGATTTTTTGAAAGAAAATCAAAAATTTTTAAAATCAGGCTGTATAGTTACGGACGTGTGTGGTGTGAAGTCTTTTGTAATTGATGAGATACAGTGTTTTTTGAGAGATGATTTGGATTATATAGCCGGTCATCCTATGGCGGGCAATCAATATAGCGGTTTTGACAATGCCGATATAAATATATTCAAGGATAAAAACTACATATTTGTACCTCAGACAAAAAATAAACAAGAAAATCTTGAATTTATGAAATCGCTCGCTCTTGCAATAGGTTTTAAAACAACATCCGATATAGATAAAGATGTTCATGATAAAAAAATAGCTTATGCTTCGCATATGATGCACTTTATATCTGTTTGTGTAACGAATTGTCCGGCATTTGAAAGCTCTCTTGATAATTTTGCTGGAGGAAGTTTCAAGGATTTGACAAGAATTTCAAATTTAAACCCTTATCTGTGGAGTGAAACATTTTTTCTGAATAAGAAATTTCTGTTGGAAGAAGTAAAGGAGTTTAGGAAAAACATTGATTTTCTGTTAGATTCATTGAAGGATGATGATTATAAAGCTGTTTTTGATTTTTTGGAAAAATCAAGAAAAAGAAAAGGGGGGATATGA
- a CDS encoding prephenate dehydratase, translating to MQKIGYQGVYGAYSSIASLNYFGENNDFIGYDDFKTMADDLQRGKIDYGVFPVENSTTGQIYRTLDILKYEKDLFAIGETIVEVNHNLIALPNTTVDDLKFVYSHPEALSQCLEFFKKHPHITPVSYEDTAKSVVYIKELNNKENGAIASSLAGKTHNMNILSTSIQDMSGNKTRFLIFKKVLDKSYYFTDTAQNSEKLSCYFETKHEIGALSKILEIFSKQNYNLLSLHSRSTKKNSFEYGFFVDVNINGIDVESLKNLLYKLEDNLLYFNLLGIYNEFKNL from the coding sequence ATGCAAAAAATAGGATATCAAGGTGTTTATGGGGCTTATAGCTCTATAGCCTCATTAAATTATTTTGGTGAAAACAATGATTTTATAGGGTATGACGATTTTAAAACCATGGCAGATGATTTGCAAAGAGGTAAAATTGATTATGGCGTTTTTCCTGTTGAAAATTCTACTACAGGTCAAATTTATAGAACGCTTGATATATTAAAATATGAAAAAGATTTGTTCGCTATAGGTGAAACAATAGTAGAGGTAAATCATAATCTTATAGCTTTGCCAAATACGACTGTTGATGATTTAAAGTTCGTATATTCTCACCCTGAAGCGCTTAGCCAATGTCTTGAATTTTTTAAAAAACATCCTCATATAACTCCTGTTTCCTATGAGGATACGGCAAAGTCGGTTGTGTATATAAAAGAGCTTAACAATAAAGAAAATGGAGCGATAGCAAGTAGCTTAGCAGGAAAAACTCATAATATGAACATACTTTCTACCTCTATTCAAGATATGAGCGGAAATAAGACGAGATTTCTCATATTTAAAAAAGTTTTAGATAAGTCATATTATTTTACAGATACTGCCCAAAATTCTGAAAAATTATCCTGTTATTTTGAAACTAAGCATGAAATAGGAGCATTGTCAAAAATTTTGGAGATATTTTCAAAGCAAAATTATAATTTGTTATCCTTGCATTCTCGTTCTACAAAGAAAAATTCTTTTGAATACGGTTTTTTTGTAGATGTAAATATAAATGGAATAGATGTAGAAAGTTTGAAAAATTTATTATATAAATTAGAAGACAATCTGTTGTATTTTAATTTATTGGGAATATATAACGAATTTAAAAATCTTTAA
- a CDS encoding dicarboxylate/amino acid:cation symporter, whose amino-acid sequence MLETIMKKKNLFIRIAIGFILGIFIGIILPEFSIATKVVGDVYLKLIKMMIVPIIFVAVAGGICNIESTEDLKRIGFKTVGLYVVMFVFSCIVSLIVAYAIRPGKDVVFANPPVFEQEITNPSISDFFINIFPDNPIMAMAEGKILPVIIFTILFSSAIVMSGEKGKPVLDFINSLSTIFFKLLEFVMELSPIGVMSLMAFSVSKYGLGIFSALGKYIITCYIACILTYIFAMCLPLFLYTKMGIVKLTKSMYKVWLVTLSTTSSAATLPTSIKVSMEDYKAPEGITKFTLPLGCTINMCGGACSFSCLAVFVSDFYGINLSFKEIVTLIFVATLINMAAPGIPGGGIILGASFLSILGLPFDLMGPIAAFYRLLDMAFTSLNVTGDLVANLMIAKSEKQWDVSMINE is encoded by the coding sequence ATGCTTGAAACTATAATGAAAAAGAAAAATCTGTTCATAAGAATAGCTATAGGTTTTATACTTGGAATTTTTATCGGAATAATATTGCCGGAGTTTTCCATTGCGACAAAGGTAGTGGGCGATGTCTATTTAAAACTCATAAAGATGATGATAGTACCTATAATATTTGTTGCTGTAGCAGGTGGAATATGCAATATAGAAAGTACCGAAGATTTGAAGAGGATAGGTTTTAAGACAGTAGGACTATATGTTGTTATGTTTGTGTTTTCTTGTATAGTTTCTCTTATAGTAGCTTATGCTATAAGACCGGGCAAAGATGTCGTATTTGCAAACCCGCCTGTTTTTGAACAGGAGATAACAAACCCATCCATATCAGATTTTTTTATAAATATATTTCCGGATAACCCTATAATGGCAATGGCTGAAGGAAAAATTCTTCCTGTTATAATATTTACTATTTTATTCTCATCAGCTATAGTTATGTCAGGGGAAAAAGGAAAACCTGTACTTGATTTTATAAATTCACTCAGTACAATATTTTTTAAACTGTTGGAATTTGTTATGGAACTATCTCCTATAGGAGTAATGTCATTAATGGCATTTTCTGTATCAAAGTACGGTCTTGGAATATTTTCTGCATTGGGCAAATATATAATAACTTGTTATATAGCGTGCATACTTACTTATATATTTGCTATGTGTCTACCGTTATTTTTATATACGAAAATGGGAATAGTGAAGCTTACAAAATCTATGTATAAGGTGTGGCTTGTAACACTGTCCACAACTTCATCTGCTGCGACTCTTCCAACATCTATAAAAGTGAGTATGGAAGATTACAAAGCGCCGGAAGGAATTACAAAATTTACTTTACCTCTTGGCTGTACAATAAATATGTGCGGTGGTGCTTGCTCATTTTCTTGCTTGGCAGTATTTGTTTCAGATTTTTACGGTATAAATCTTTCATTTAAAGAGATAGTTACTCTTATTTTTGTTGCTACTCTCATAAATATGGCTGCTCCCGGAATACCGGGCGGTGGAATAATACTTGGAGCAAGTTTCTTGTCAATTCTTGGATTACCGTTTGATTTGATGGGACCAATAGCAGCATTTTACAGATTACTTGATATGGCATTTACTTCATTGAATGTAACCGGTGATTTGGTAGCTAATCTTATGATTGCAAAATCGGAAAAGCAGTGGGATGTTTCAATGATTAATGAATAA
- a CDS encoding acyl-CoA thioesterase has protein sequence MATENKKIAIQDTYGERFQHCWGCGPKNEAGLHLKSYPNEDGNKCICKFNPDGKYTGGVPNNIFGGMIAVIFDCHGTASAAWFAHNNKGLELTEDTVIGRFITARLEIDFKKPLPVNEEVTVTSTVEEIGERKVIVNMEMEAAGELRAKARIVAVGVKDNM, from the coding sequence ATGGCTACAGAAAATAAAAAAATTGCTATTCAAGATACTTATGGAGAAAGATTTCAACATTGTTGGGGTTGTGGCCCTAAAAATGAAGCCGGATTACACTTGAAATCTTATCCAAATGAAGATGGTAATAAATGTATTTGTAAGTTTAATCCAGATGGCAAGTATACAGGTGGAGTTCCAAACAATATTTTTGGAGGTATGATTGCCGTTATTTTTGATTGTCATGGTACTGCTTCAGCAGCGTGGTTTGCTCATAACAACAAAGGACTTGAACTTACAGAGGATACTGTTATAGGAAGATTTATTACTGCCAGATTGGAAATAGATTTCAAAAAACCTCTACCTGTAAACGAGGAAGTGACTGTTACATCTACAGTTGAAGAAATAGGTGAAAGAAAAGTTATAGTTAATATGGAAATGGAAGCTGCCGGAGAGCTTCGTGCAAAAGCAAGAATAGTAGCTGTAGGTGTAAAGGACAATATGTAA